The following is a genomic window from Verrucomicrobiia bacterium.
AAGCCGGCTCGATCGCCCGCGACGTCAAGTTGCCGGACCTCGTGGAAATATCATTTCAAGTGGAATGGGAGGGCGCGCCCACCCTGGCCCTGGCATTGTTCACCGACCGCCTGCAACCCATCCAACTGGCCAATAAAGACGAAGAGCCGGCCTTCGGCGGCTTTTACAGCCTCCAAATCTCCCTCTCCGGCTACATCATGGCCACGCTGGTGCCGGTCAAACAAAAACTGCCCCTCAATCCGCAAGGCCTGGGCATTGCCATCCATCAAAACCGCTCCCAGGAATCCCGCGCCCATTTCACCATCCGCGCCAACAAAAAGGAGCGCCTGGTTCTGCTGTATCAAAACGGAGAATTGCTGCGCCGCTGGCAGGACCCCGCCGACACGCTGGGCAATGGCACGGCACTGCGGTTTGTCAACCAGGGCCAGGGCACGCTGCGCCTCAGTCAGTTGGTGGTAAAGCACTGGGACGGCCGCCAGGCCTTGCAAACCAATCTGGTCATGCAGGGCACCAACGATCTGGTGGTTTTGTTGAACCAGGACCGCGTCTCAGGAACCTTGGGCACGTTGAAGGATAAGGAGTGGGAAGTGCTCACCCCCGTCGGGCCGGTCAAGGTGCCCGTGGAGCGCATCGAACAATTGCACTTTTCGCCCGCAGCGCGACAAGCTCCGCCCCCCCAAACCGCCGCCCTGGCACGGTTGACCCTCGCCAATCAAGACCGCCTGGCCATCCAATTGGAACAGTGGAGCGAAGGCAGGTTAACCGGCAAACATCCCCTCCTGGGACGTGTGGAAATCAACCCCCTCGCTTTGCGCGAGATTCTTTTTGATTGAAGATTCACTCCGGCGGATGGTGGGCATGGACATTTGGGGGTAAGCCCGCTATGTTTGCTGCCCATGGATAGCTCCAAACGGCCAATCGGCGAAGAACGTACCCAAACGGCCTGGCTCCTCCTTTGTTTCACCTGCTCGGGGATGAGCGCCCTGATTTACGAGGTGGCCTGGGTGCGCTCGCTGGAACTGATTTTTGGCGCCACCACTTTCGCCGTGGCCACCGTCCTGGCCGCCTTCATGGGCGGACTGGCCTTTGGCAGTTATTTCATGGGCCGCCTGGCGCAACGCCTTGGCAAATATCACCCGTTGCGCCTCTATGCCGCCCTGGAAATCGGCATCGGCCTGCTGGCCCTGGTGATCCCCCTGCTCTTCAGCGGGCTGGCGCCGCTCTATCAAGCCATTTGGAAGAAGTATCACGCCAGCTTCGCCTTGTTTAGTACCCTGCGCTTTCTGCTGTGCGTGGGCATCCTGCTCATTCCCACTTCGTTCATGGGAGCCACGCTGCCCTTGATGAGCCAGTTTGTAAATCGCACCAGCGCCACCGGTTATCTGGGCCGCCGGCGCATCGGTCTGCTTTACACCGTCAATACCGTGGGCGCAGTCTTTGGCTGTCTGGCTGCAGGTTTTCTCTTGTTTCCCTTGTTGGGACTGCAAAAAACCCAGTACACCGCCATCGCCTTGAGCACTTCGGCGGCAGTGGGCGCGTGGCTGCTCTCACGGCGATCCCCCTGGTCGCCTGCTCCGGCCTCCGCGCCAGCCACGCCGGCCGGGCCGGAGGCTCCCGCGGACCTGCCGGTGGAGCCAAAGCCGGCAGCGCCCTTCCAACCGCGCTGGGTGGCGGGCCTGCTGGTCTTGATTTATGCCATCTCCGGCTTCTCGGCCATGATGTATGAAGTCGCCTGGAGCCGCTTGCTCGTGCAAGTGCTTGGCTCGTCCACCTATGCCTACACCATCATGCTGGCCACCTTTCTGTTTGGTCTGGCCGCCGGCGCCTGGATGGCCACGCGCTGGTTTCTGCGCACGGAAGAACCCCTCTGGACGGCGGGTCTGTGCCAGTTGGTGGTGGGAGTGACAACTTATCTGGGGTTGTTTGTCATCGAGGAACTGCCGTTTATCTACACGCGCTTGCATGAATGGTGGCAACCGCAGTTGCCGGGCACCATGGCCTTGTTGTTTCTCATGAGTTTTGGCCTGATGATCCTCCCCACCCTGGGACTGGGCGCCATGTTCCCGGTCACCATTCACGGCTTGCAACCCCAGGGTGGCCAGACTGCGCGCATCGTGGGTTGGGCTTACTCCCTGAACACCGTGGGGGCCATTGCCGGCTCGATTGCTGCAGGTTTCTGGCTGGTGCCCCTGGTGGGCACCCAAACCACCTTGTTAGTGGGCGTCTCCCTGAATGGCCTGATGGCCGCCCTGGCATTCGCCGCCGCCCGTTCCGGCAGGTTCATCAAATACCGCACCGTCTTTGCGGGCCTGACGGGATTGTTCATCCTGAACAGTCTGCTGCAAACGCCCTCTTGGGACCCCGCTTTAATGGCCAGCGGCGTGTTTCGCTATGTGCGCAAGTACTACGGCTTGAGCCGGGAGGAATTTCGCGATCGCGTCCATCGCATCCATGGAGAGATTGAATTTTTCAAAGAAGGGTTGACCTGCAACGTCATTGTGTTTCGCACCGCCGTCTCCATGTCCCTGCTGGTCAATGGCAAACCCGATGCCTCCACTCCCCCGGATTTGCCCCAACCCGAATGGGCGCGTCTGGCCCAGTCAGTGGGGGATTTGCCCACCCAGATCATGCTGGGCCAGGTGCCACTGCTCACCGCCCCCCAACAAGAGCGCGTCATGGTCATCGGCCTGGGCAGCGGAGTTACTCTGGGCTCCGTGCTCATGCACCCCGTCAAGGAGGTGGAATGCGTGGAATTGGAGGACGCCGTGGTCCAGGCCAGCCAGTTTTTCAACCGGTACAACAGCCGCCCCTTGGAGGACCCACGGGTCAGGCTCATCGTCAATGATGCCCGCAATCATCT
Proteins encoded in this region:
- a CDS encoding fused MFS/spermidine synthase, whose protein sequence is MDSSKRPIGEERTQTAWLLLCFTCSGMSALIYEVAWVRSLELIFGATTFAVATVLAAFMGGLAFGSYFMGRLAQRLGKYHPLRLYAALEIGIGLLALVIPLLFSGLAPLYQAIWKKYHASFALFSTLRFLLCVGILLIPTSFMGATLPLMSQFVNRTSATGYLGRRRIGLLYTVNTVGAVFGCLAAGFLLFPLLGLQKTQYTAIALSTSAAVGAWLLSRRSPWSPAPASAPATPAGPEAPADLPVEPKPAAPFQPRWVAGLLVLIYAISGFSAMMYEVAWSRLLVQVLGSSTYAYTIMLATFLFGLAAGAWMATRWFLRTEEPLWTAGLCQLVVGVTTYLGLFVIEELPFIYTRLHEWWQPQLPGTMALLFLMSFGLMILPTLGLGAMFPVTIHGLQPQGGQTARIVGWAYSLNTVGAIAGSIAAGFWLVPLVGTQTTLLVGVSLNGLMAALAFAAARSGRFIKYRTVFAGLTGLFILNSLLQTPSWDPALMASGVFRYVRKYYGLSREEFRDRVHRIHGEIEFFKEGLTCNVIVFRTAVSMSLLVNGKPDASTPPDLPQPEWARLAQSVGDLPTQIMLGQVPLLTAPQQERVMVIGLGSGVTLGSVLMHPVKEVECVELEDAVVQASQFFNRYNSRPLEDPRVRLIVNDARNHLLVTELKYDVIISEPSNPWIPGAAALFTREFFELARSRLSPQGVFCQWIQLYELQPADLQVILRSLKEVFPCLHMFRVESDAILLATTQPLRFDAATLLQRVTPRVKQDFAHIGMTGAEDMLAHYWIGEDELARAIPGGPLNTDDNMYIEFRAPLRMLMPEAAKEQHLTSYFDAFSSAVNFQIDLQRLPPGERPVFWQRMAEYALLRKRPRDARLYAEQARKEGAGPAALVIQGQALEMLQPEAAAQWWKDTATQHPQTLEVWRGYAQHLLTRTNLEEALQAARHLQTLAPDLPESRYLTGKALALTGRWAEAAEAFGPLLNYPPVYTNQPDMHALAGLTLARLGRDAQALDFLKAALRADYWNLDLRKSYSEVLTRLGRTEEAVLAWQRLGQLRTSRALNQHKEARKAMEEKKWTLAAQILEQAYGLDPWEEDIVFDLAQVNHRLQRYKENIALLERHLLWDKDKAWAVGMLGETFTALGDETNARDMLKRYRVLTGRPWPGISN